A stretch of Acidobacteriota bacterium DNA encodes these proteins:
- a CDS encoding EVE domain-containing protein yields MPFLFKEEPSHYSFDALTKDGRTTWTGVKNALAQKHLRSVRKDDAIFYYHTGDEKQIVGIAKAAGDAYPDPADPTGKASVVDVVPVKALSRPVTLAELKRDERFADFPLTRLPRLSVMPVTDRQWEAILTLAERA; encoded by the coding sequence GTGCCGTTCCTCTTCAAGGAAGAACCGTCGCACTACAGCTTCGACGCGCTGACGAAGGACGGCCGCACGACCTGGACCGGCGTGAAGAACGCGCTCGCGCAGAAGCACCTTCGGAGCGTCCGGAAGGACGACGCGATCTTCTACTACCACACCGGCGACGAGAAGCAGATCGTCGGCATCGCGAAAGCCGCGGGCGACGCCTATCCCGATCCGGCGGACCCGACGGGCAAGGCGTCCGTCGTCGACGTCGTGCCGGTGAAGGCGCTGAGCCGGCCGGTGACGCTCGCCGAGCTGAAGCGCGACGAACGCTTCGCGGACTTCCCGCTCACGCGCCTGCCGCGTTTGTCGGTGATGCCGGTGACCGACCGCCAGTGGGAGGCCATTCTCACGCTCGCGGAGCGAGCGTGA
- a CDS encoding MFS transporter produces MTNSRRLLIASVVSIATTAFGFVVRSFLITEWGTLYNLTETQKGALSGAGLFPFAVSIILVSLVIDRIGYGRAMALAWIGHVVSAVVTMTAASYTQLYVGTLIFALANGTVEAVTNPAVATLYPKEKVKYLNILHAGWPGGLVVGGLLFIAMGSTSWQLKVGLFLLPAVVYGVMMLGCKFPVQERVSAGVSYADMLKEFGWAGCFIVAYFVAGAVDAVAQGIFGGPIPTWLFYAIAVVPTLVFAATYKSFGRPVFVFLLLVMILLATTELGTDSWVTDLLTPILKGDSNWVLVYTSAIMFVLRIFSSGPLVRRLTPVGLLLVCALLAAAGLVLLANAGAAAGSIFIAATLYGVGKTFFWPTTLGLVAEQFPKGGALTLSAMGGMGMIAVGVFGAPFLGALQDQKLDEALKVSVPAVHATIAEEPRSFPLIRGLGHLGPISVGPYQPIDKAKQAALPADEQAQVNALIAEHKQKTLVRFAVLPLMMAVAYAGLLAYFASRGGYRRVELPGVAYEAH; encoded by the coding sequence ATGACCAACAGTCGTCGTCTGCTGATCGCCAGCGTCGTCTCCATCGCCACTACTGCGTTTGGGTTCGTCGTCCGCTCGTTCCTGATCACCGAGTGGGGCACGCTCTACAACCTGACGGAAACGCAGAAGGGCGCGCTGTCGGGCGCCGGGCTGTTTCCGTTCGCGGTCAGCATCATCCTCGTCTCGCTCGTCATCGATCGCATCGGGTACGGGCGGGCGATGGCCCTCGCCTGGATCGGCCACGTGGTGTCCGCGGTCGTCACGATGACGGCGGCGAGCTACACGCAGTTGTACGTCGGCACGCTCATCTTCGCCCTCGCCAACGGCACGGTCGAAGCCGTGACCAATCCCGCCGTGGCGACGCTCTACCCGAAGGAGAAGGTCAAGTACCTGAACATCCTGCACGCCGGTTGGCCCGGCGGGCTCGTCGTGGGCGGGCTGCTGTTCATCGCGATGGGCTCGACGTCGTGGCAGCTCAAGGTCGGCCTCTTCCTGCTGCCGGCCGTCGTGTACGGCGTGATGATGCTGGGCTGCAAGTTCCCCGTGCAGGAACGCGTGTCGGCCGGCGTGTCGTACGCCGACATGCTCAAGGAGTTCGGGTGGGCCGGCTGCTTCATCGTGGCCTACTTCGTCGCGGGCGCGGTCGACGCGGTGGCTCAGGGAATCTTCGGCGGGCCCATCCCGACCTGGCTGTTCTACGCCATCGCGGTGGTGCCGACGCTCGTGTTCGCCGCCACCTACAAGAGCTTCGGCCGGCCCGTGTTCGTGTTCCTGCTGCTCGTCATGATCCTGCTCGCCACGACGGAGCTCGGCACCGACAGTTGGGTCACGGACCTGCTCACGCCGATCCTCAAGGGCGACAGCAACTGGGTGCTGGTCTACACGTCGGCCATCATGTTCGTCCTGCGGATCTTCAGCTCTGGCCCGCTCGTCCGGCGGCTCACCCCGGTCGGTCTGCTGTTGGTCTGCGCGCTGCTCGCCGCGGCGGGGCTCGTCCTGCTGGCCAACGCCGGGGCCGCCGCCGGCAGCATCTTCATCGCCGCCACGCTCTACGGCGTCGGCAAGACGTTCTTCTGGCCGACGACGCTGGGGCTCGTCGCGGAGCAGTTCCCGAAAGGCGGGGCCCTGACGCTGAGCGCGATGGGCGGAATGGGGATGATCGCCGTCGGCGTCTTCGGCGCCCCGTTCCTCGGCGCGCTGCAGGACCAGAAGCTCGATGAAGCGCTGAAGGTCTCCGTGCCGGCGGTTCACGCGACGATCGCCGAGGAGCCGCGCTCGTTCCCGCTCATCCGCGGCCTCGGCCATCTCGGCCCGATCTCCGTCGGTCCGTATCAGCCGATCGACAAGGCGAAGCAGGCGGCCCTGCCGGCCGACGAGCAGGCGCAGGTCAACGCGCTCATCGCCGAGCACAAGCAGAAGACCCTCGTCCGATTCGCGGTGCTGCCGCTGATGATGGCCGTCGCGTACGCCGGCCTCCTCGCGTACTTCGCCAGCCGGGGCGGCTACCGGCGCGTGGAGCTGCCCGGCGTCGCGTACGAGGCGCACTGA
- a CDS encoding PQQ-dependent sugar dehydrogenase, producing MRPWRSLLPVFLAIACVSPAASAQLRATLVASGFDRPVAFIQHPTDPTAQIVVQQWGRLLVLKQGSVRFIDFLTLTNEVSTGGEQGVLGLAFAPDYAVSRRVFVSFTNRQGHSVISRYRTMTGDDLRIDAATRFDLRWPGGERFIRQPFVNHNGGQIAFGSDGYLYLGLGDGGSGDDPFNHAQTPSSLLGKMLRLDVSVPDADPEGYDVPPGNPFVGHAGVLPEIWALGLRNPWRWSFDDVRRGGTGALIIGDVGQGAWEEVDYQPADVGGLNYGWRNREGAHQNIANPGPASAPLQEPIWEYPSSTGRSVIGGYVYRGRALGAAFVGRYFVGDFVSSRIWSLELAVDPATRKAAARSVADHTAELGDAAASPSSFGVDADGELYVVSLTGSIYRLEGPPGQAPAPPPSPTAPGQDGPRRQNGDSLGSARKR from the coding sequence ATGAGGCCATGGCGTTCGTTGCTGCCCGTGTTCCTCGCGATCGCGTGCGTATCGCCGGCCGCCTCCGCCCAATTGCGCGCGACGCTCGTCGCCAGCGGCTTCGATCGGCCGGTCGCCTTCATCCAGCATCCGACCGATCCGACCGCACAGATCGTCGTTCAGCAGTGGGGGCGGCTGCTCGTCCTGAAGCAAGGCTCGGTGCGCTTCATCGACTTCCTGACGCTCACGAACGAGGTGTCGACCGGCGGCGAGCAGGGTGTGCTCGGCCTCGCCTTCGCGCCCGACTATGCGGTCAGCCGCCGCGTATTCGTCAGCTTCACGAATCGCCAGGGCCACTCCGTCATCTCGCGCTATCGCACGATGACAGGCGACGATCTACGAATCGATGCCGCCACCCGCTTCGACCTCCGGTGGCCCGGCGGCGAGCGCTTCATCCGCCAGCCGTTCGTCAATCACAACGGCGGCCAGATCGCGTTCGGATCCGACGGGTATCTGTACCTGGGTCTGGGCGACGGCGGCAGCGGCGACGATCCGTTCAACCACGCGCAGACCCCCTCGTCCCTGCTCGGGAAGATGCTGCGGCTCGACGTCTCGGTGCCGGACGCGGATCCCGAGGGCTACGACGTGCCGCCAGGCAATCCGTTCGTGGGCCACGCGGGCGTCCTGCCCGAAATCTGGGCGCTCGGGCTGCGCAACCCCTGGCGCTGGAGCTTCGACGATGTGCGGAGGGGCGGGACGGGGGCGCTGATCATCGGCGACGTCGGCCAGGGGGCGTGGGAAGAGGTCGACTATCAGCCGGCAGATGTCGGCGGCCTCAACTACGGCTGGCGCAACCGCGAGGGCGCGCACCAGAACATCGCGAATCCCGGGCCGGCGTCCGCGCCGCTCCAGGAGCCAATCTGGGAGTACCCGTCGAGCACGGGCCGATCGGTCATCGGGGGCTACGTCTATCGCGGTCGCGCGCTCGGCGCCGCGTTCGTCGGGCGCTACTTCGTCGGGGACTTCGTCTCCAGCCGGATCTGGTCGCTCGAGCTGGCGGTCGATCCGGCCACGCGGAAGGCCGCCGCGCGATCGGTGGCGGATCACACGGCCGAGCTCGGCGACGCCGCCGCCTCGCCGTCGAGCTTCGGCGTCGACGCCGACGGCGAGCTCTACGTCGTGAGCCTGACCGGATCGATCTACCGCCTCGAGGGTCCTCCGGGGCAGGCGCCAGCGCCGCCGCCCTCCCCCACCGCTCCGGGGCAGGATGGACCGCGGCGTCAGAACGGCGACAGTCTCGGCAGCGCGAGGAAACGCTAG
- a CDS encoding PQQ-binding-like beta-propeller repeat protein encodes MAMPLVMICCQTTLLAALLVGGGASTARAASEPRALRVAWRVAGEARGIPAVRGDLVYFLSRRHEVVAIDKERGDVRWTRPTGSGGSLTGGALIVATPAGVVTGDDGLVAFDEVGTWQWRFDAPDGGGPGFYLGGVVGETVFAGSSTGWVHAVDARSGITRWSADVTHDRGAAAFAPVAAGDDVVVGFAAGAAAGGIVLLEGQTGRERWRAVFSDGSPADRATGSGGGPLVIGSAVVAAATDGRIHVLDRTSGRGLWHWPAVDRRVMPIAAGVDYRPLARAGRVLVAGSLSGVITAYDLLTGRQRWQRLPHASSVAFGMTAGTRTVLVPHLAGPLVALDPDDGRERGRTQPADGQFGWAPAVSGALAFAASSSGYVAFYVPDR; translated from the coding sequence ATGGCGATGCCGCTCGTCATGATCTGTTGTCAGACGACGCTGCTGGCCGCACTCTTGGTGGGCGGCGGCGCCTCCACGGCGCGCGCGGCGAGCGAGCCGCGCGCGCTCCGGGTGGCCTGGCGCGTGGCCGGCGAGGCACGCGGGATCCCGGCCGTGCGTGGGGATCTCGTGTATTTCCTGTCGAGGCGGCACGAGGTGGTGGCGATCGACAAGGAGCGCGGCGACGTCCGCTGGACCCGGCCAACCGGGTCCGGCGGTTCGCTCACCGGCGGAGCCCTCATCGTCGCCACGCCCGCCGGGGTCGTGACGGGCGACGATGGCCTCGTGGCGTTCGACGAGGTGGGGACGTGGCAATGGCGCTTCGATGCGCCGGACGGTGGCGGCCCCGGCTTCTATCTCGGCGGTGTGGTCGGTGAGACCGTGTTCGCCGGATCGTCCACCGGCTGGGTCCATGCCGTTGACGCGCGCAGCGGCATCACGAGGTGGTCGGCGGACGTGACGCACGATCGCGGCGCGGCGGCGTTCGCACCGGTGGCGGCCGGAGACGACGTGGTCGTCGGGTTCGCGGCGGGGGCGGCTGCGGGCGGCATCGTGCTGCTCGAGGGCCAGACGGGCCGGGAGCGTTGGCGGGCGGTGTTCAGCGACGGGTCGCCGGCCGATCGCGCCACCGGATCGGGTGGCGGCCCGTTGGTTATCGGCTCTGCGGTCGTCGCCGCCGCCACCGACGGCCGCATCCACGTGCTCGACCGCACGAGCGGGCGTGGCCTGTGGCACTGGCCCGCGGTCGATCGCCGCGTCATGCCGATCGCCGCGGGCGTCGACTATCGCCCGCTGGCGCGTGCCGGGCGCGTGCTCGTGGCTGGCTCGCTGTCGGGTGTGATCACCGCGTACGACCTTCTGACCGGCCGTCAGCGGTGGCAGCGTCTCCCTCACGCGTCGTCGGTCGCGTTCGGGATGACGGCCGGCACGCGTACCGTGCTGGTGCCGCACCTCGCCGGGCCGCTCGTTGCGCTCGATCCAGACGATGGCCGAGAGCGCGGCCGCACGCAGCCGGCCGATGGCCAGTTCGGATGGGCGCCGGCCGTCAGCGGTGCGCTGGCCTTCGCCGCATCGAGCAGCGGCTACGTCGCGTTCTACGTGCCTGACAGGTAG
- a CDS encoding HoxN/HupN/NixA family nickel/cobalt transporter: MARVSAVERSQLIRYAGVIVLLHLAGWGMVAIAAREYPFLVGLAGLAYSFGLRHAFDADHIAAIDNTTRKLMAPDARPFGVGFFFSLGHSTVVFALTLVVALTTRTVVAELPALRAVGSYVGTTVSGVFLYAMGIVNLIVLVDVYRVFRAMRAGHAGPEALDAGLMPRGIMSRWFGWLFRLVTAPRHMYWVGLLFGLGFDTATEVALLTTAGVAAAQDLPWTAVLSLPVVFAAGMSLLDSADGVMMCGAYGWALANPLRKVFYNLTITGLSVVVALCIGTIQLVSIVAGRMLGLHTGIWGTIQDLDFQAMGYLMVALFGLSWLASLAVWRFQFRD, encoded by the coding sequence ATGGCGCGAGTCAGTGCGGTGGAGCGGTCGCAGTTGATTAGGTACGCCGGCGTGATCGTCCTGCTTCACCTCGCGGGGTGGGGCATGGTGGCGATCGCGGCGCGCGAGTATCCGTTTCTCGTCGGGCTCGCGGGGCTGGCGTATTCGTTCGGCTTGCGGCACGCGTTCGATGCGGATCATATCGCCGCGATCGACAACACGACGCGGAAGCTGATGGCCCCGGACGCTCGTCCGTTCGGTGTCGGGTTCTTCTTCTCGCTCGGCCACTCCACCGTCGTCTTCGCCCTCACGCTCGTCGTCGCGTTGACGACGAGGACGGTGGTGGCGGAACTGCCGGCGCTGCGCGCGGTGGGCTCGTACGTCGGCACCACGGTCTCGGGCGTCTTTCTCTACGCGATGGGCATCGTCAACCTCATCGTGCTAGTGGACGTGTACCGGGTGTTTCGGGCGATGCGGGCGGGGCACGCTGGCCCGGAGGCGCTCGACGCCGGCCTGATGCCGCGCGGGATCATGAGCCGGTGGTTCGGCTGGCTGTTCCGCCTCGTCACGGCGCCCCGCCACATGTACTGGGTCGGGCTGCTGTTCGGGCTCGGGTTCGACACCGCGACCGAAGTGGCGCTGTTGACGACGGCGGGGGTCGCCGCGGCGCAAGACCTGCCGTGGACGGCCGTGCTGAGCCTGCCCGTCGTGTTCGCGGCGGGCATGTCGCTGCTCGACAGCGCCGACGGCGTGATGATGTGCGGCGCCTACGGCTGGGCGCTCGCGAATCCGCTGCGGAAGGTGTTCTACAACCTCACGATCACCGGCCTCTCGGTCGTCGTCGCGCTCTGCATCGGGACGATTCAGTTGGTCTCGATCGTCGCCGGCCGGATGCTGGGGTTGCACACGGGCATCTGGGGCACGATTCAGGATCTCGACTTCCAGGCGATGGGCTACCTGATGGTCGCGCTGTTCGGCTTGTCGTGGCTCGCCTCGCTGGCCGTCTGGCGATTCCAGTTCAGGGACTGA
- a CDS encoding DUF485 domain-containing protein — translation MSQRHRELLDSPEFRRMLARRWRVSLVLSALLFLLYYGYILLIAANRAWLSRTLADGVTTVGIPVGVAVIVGAWALTAAYVVWANRYFDPEADRLRRRLHGD, via the coding sequence ATGTCGCAGCGACATCGCGAGCTGCTCGACTCGCCCGAGTTCCGACGCATGCTCGCCCGCCGGTGGCGGGTGTCGCTCGTGCTCTCTGCGCTGCTGTTTCTGCTGTACTACGGCTACATCCTGCTGATTGCCGCGAACCGTGCCTGGCTGTCGCGGACGCTCGCCGATGGCGTGACGACCGTGGGCATTCCGGTGGGCGTCGCGGTGATCGTCGGCGCGTGGGCGCTGACGGCCGCCTACGTCGTGTGGGCGAACCGCTACTTCGATCCCGAGGCCGACCGTCTCCGCCGGCGGCTCCACGGCGACTGA
- the actP gene encoding cation/acetate symporter ActP, with protein MQTTLGSPTASAVLFFLSIVALTLVVTYWAARRTRSTSEFYAAGRSIRPWQNGLALAGDYMSAASFLGIAGLVALRGYDGMIYATGWLVGWPALMFLIAEPLRNLGKFTFADVVAFRLRQVPVRIASAFGSILTLLFYVLAQMVGAGNLITLMFGLSYEWAVVIVGGVMLAYVLFGGMIATTWVQIIKAILLLSGVTLLALMILAKYGFSPGALYAAVATQYGQAALEPGGLVTDPIDAMSLGLALMLGLLGLPHILMRFYTVPDARAARSSVLYATGLIGYFYVIIPVVGFGAAALVGRDVIRRIDPGGNMAAPLVAELLGGTPFLGFIAAVAFATILAVVAGLTLAGASALSHDIFMHVVTRGKATEHEQVRVAKLATVAFGIVAVLLGILFKGQNVAFMVGLAFAVACSANFPPLLLSIVWRRFTTAGAVASIVVGAVLAVGLIVLSPTVMVDLLHRPSALVPLRNPAIISMPVSFLCGVLVSLMTREPAAEVRFDDEKLRTYLGVGAE; from the coding sequence ATGCAGACCACGCTCGGCAGCCCGACGGCCTCGGCGGTTCTGTTCTTCCTGTCGATCGTCGCGCTCACGCTCGTCGTGACCTACTGGGCCGCGCGGCGCACCCGGTCGACGAGCGAGTTCTATGCCGCGGGCCGGTCGATCCGTCCCTGGCAGAACGGGCTCGCGCTCGCGGGCGACTACATGAGCGCGGCGTCGTTTCTCGGGATCGCCGGGCTCGTGGCGCTGAGGGGCTACGACGGGATGATCTACGCGACCGGGTGGCTGGTCGGCTGGCCGGCCCTGATGTTCCTGATCGCCGAGCCGCTGCGGAATCTCGGCAAGTTCACCTTCGCGGACGTCGTCGCCTTCCGGCTCAGGCAGGTACCGGTCCGTATCGCGTCGGCGTTCGGGAGCATCCTCACGCTGCTCTTCTACGTGCTCGCGCAGATGGTCGGCGCCGGCAACCTGATCACGCTGATGTTCGGGCTGTCGTACGAGTGGGCCGTCGTGATCGTCGGCGGCGTGATGCTCGCGTACGTCCTCTTCGGCGGGATGATCGCCACGACGTGGGTGCAGATCATCAAGGCGATCCTGCTGCTGTCCGGCGTGACGCTGCTCGCGCTGATGATCCTGGCGAAGTACGGGTTCTCGCCGGGTGCGCTGTACGCCGCCGTGGCGACGCAGTACGGCCAGGCGGCGCTGGAACCCGGCGGGCTCGTCACGGATCCGATCGACGCGATGTCGCTGGGGCTGGCGCTGATGCTCGGCTTGCTGGGCCTGCCGCACATCCTGATGCGGTTCTACACGGTGCCGGATGCGCGCGCGGCGCGGTCGTCCGTGCTCTACGCGACCGGCCTCATCGGCTACTTCTACGTGATCATTCCCGTCGTGGGGTTCGGGGCGGCCGCCCTCGTCGGGCGGGACGTCATTCGCCGGATCGATCCCGGCGGCAACATGGCGGCGCCGCTCGTGGCCGAGCTGCTCGGCGGGACGCCGTTCCTCGGATTCATCGCCGCCGTCGCCTTCGCGACGATCCTGGCGGTCGTCGCCGGGCTGACGCTGGCCGGCGCCAGCGCGCTGTCGCACGACATCTTCATGCACGTGGTGACGCGCGGCAAGGCGACCGAGCACGAGCAGGTGCGCGTGGCGAAGCTGGCGACGGTGGCGTTCGGCATCGTCGCGGTGCTGCTCGGGATTCTCTTCAAAGGACAGAACGTCGCGTTCATGGTCGGGCTCGCGTTCGCCGTGGCGTGCAGCGCCAACTTCCCGCCGCTCCTGCTGTCGATCGTCTGGCGCCGGTTCACGACGGCCGGAGCCGTCGCCTCGATCGTCGTCGGCGCCGTGCTCGCGGTGGGGCTGATCGTGCTCAGCCCGACCGTGATGGTGGATCTCCTTCATCGGCCGTCGGCTCTGGTTCCGCTTCGCAACCCGGCGATCATCTCGATGCCGGTGAGCTTCCTCTGCGGCGTGCTGGTCTCGCTCATGACGCGCGAGCCGGCCGCCGAGGTGCGCTTCGACGACGAGAAGCTTCGGACGTATCTGGGAGTGGGGGCCGAGTAG
- a CDS encoding c-type cytochrome — protein sequence MTRPSTTFRRIWPALLSASALVLSSYSSLVHTQGAAPAGAQAPAGGAGRGAGRGGEGQGGRAGGAPAGRGTAAPPAPGVADAPNVGGDYGEKPPILARRPDEQRKSFVMPAGYTLELVLSDPDIVSPAVVAWDGNGRMYVAEERSYMLDVDAGRQHEPTSRISLHESTKGDGVYDKHTVFADNLLFPRMILPLDNGILTNETHSDDVLYLQDTNGDGVADKKSVFYTGVGSGRSGNVQQAQSGFVWGLDNWIYSTYNAFRFRWTPRGIVREPSGPPGAEWGMSMDDDGKIWLVNAAGERGPANFQIPVQYGAFMVPDQWEPGFEIPYGLPMPGDFQGGMPRVRPSNGSLAHFTSPTGPEVVRTDRLPADLSGDLLFAEPVGRIIRRAKIVKTDGITQVRNAYQAAEFIASSDPLFRPVNVKTGPDGAIYIVDMYHGIIQDANWTAKGTYLRYKIQQYQLDKVVGHGRVWRLKYDGIPAGVAEGGAATQPAVPAIALDRTPPRMLSETAAELVAHLTNPNGWWRDTAQRLLVLRQDRSVVPALQQMARSSQSLVGRFHALWTLEGLGTLDAGLVREAMSDQNPRMRIQAIRASESLYKAGDRSFENDYRTALNDADTDVVVQAMLTLSTFKPADFADLVKATQAAKTARGVKAIGDFLLTPAPAVAGAGTLTPEEAKWVDEGKQIYESLCYSCHGGDGRGAPLAGGAAGATLAPSLAGSPRINGHRDYIVKVLLKGITGPLGEGAGSDIMLPMGTNTDQWIASIASYVRSAFGNPGGMVTAGDVARLRAATASRKQPWTYKELEPTLPRRLENHAAWKLSASHGAENASAALMAVRPWSTNAPQAAGMWFQIELPQPVNVAEIEFDSPAPAPARGGGAGRGGGAGAPQPTFPRGYQVELSLDGAKWTKPVATGKGTGAHTAIGFTPQRAKFIKVTQTDTVADAPAWVISSLKVYEAGPGK from the coding sequence ATGACCAGACCTTCCACGACGTTCCGCCGCATCTGGCCCGCGCTCTTGTCCGCGTCCGCGCTGGTGCTGTCGAGCTACAGCTCGCTCGTGCACACGCAGGGCGCCGCGCCGGCTGGCGCGCAGGCTCCCGCTGGCGGCGCGGGCCGTGGCGCCGGCCGCGGCGGCGAAGGGCAGGGCGGGCGAGCTGGCGGCGCGCCGGCGGGCCGCGGCACGGCGGCGCCGCCGGCGCCCGGCGTGGCCGACGCGCCCAACGTCGGCGGCGACTACGGCGAGAAGCCGCCAATCCTGGCGCGCCGGCCCGACGAACAGCGCAAGAGCTTCGTCATGCCGGCCGGCTACACGCTCGAGCTCGTGCTCTCCGATCCGGACATCGTGAGCCCCGCGGTCGTCGCGTGGGACGGCAACGGCCGGATGTACGTCGCCGAAGAGCGCAGCTACATGCTCGACGTCGACGCGGGCCGCCAGCACGAGCCCACGAGCCGCATCAGCCTGCACGAGAGCACGAAAGGCGACGGCGTGTACGACAAGCACACCGTCTTCGCCGACAACCTGCTGTTCCCGCGCATGATCCTGCCGCTCGACAACGGCATCCTCACCAACGAGACGCACTCCGACGACGTCCTGTACCTGCAGGACACCAACGGCGACGGCGTCGCGGACAAGAAGAGCGTGTTCTACACCGGCGTCGGTTCCGGCCGCAGCGGCAACGTCCAGCAGGCGCAGAGCGGGTTCGTCTGGGGACTCGACAACTGGATCTACAGCACGTACAACGCCTTCCGGTTCCGCTGGACGCCGCGCGGCATCGTGCGCGAACCCTCCGGCCCTCCCGGCGCCGAGTGGGGCATGTCGATGGACGACGACGGGAAGATCTGGCTGGTGAACGCCGCGGGCGAGCGCGGCCCGGCGAACTTCCAGATTCCCGTGCAGTACGGCGCGTTCATGGTGCCGGATCAGTGGGAGCCGGGATTCGAGATCCCCTACGGCCTGCCGATGCCGGGCGACTTCCAGGGCGGCATGCCGCGCGTGCGGCCGTCGAACGGCAGCCTCGCGCACTTCACGTCGCCGACCGGGCCCGAGGTCGTGCGCACCGACCGGCTGCCGGCGGATCTCAGCGGCGATCTGCTCTTCGCCGAGCCGGTTGGCCGCATCATCCGCCGCGCGAAGATCGTGAAGACCGACGGCATCACGCAGGTGCGCAACGCGTACCAGGCCGCCGAGTTCATCGCGAGCAGCGACCCGCTGTTCCGTCCGGTGAACGTCAAGACCGGTCCGGACGGCGCGATCTACATCGTCGACATGTACCACGGCATCATCCAGGACGCGAACTGGACGGCCAAGGGCACGTATCTTCGCTACAAGATCCAGCAGTACCAGCTCGACAAAGTCGTCGGGCACGGCCGCGTCTGGCGGCTGAAGTACGACGGCATCCCGGCGGGCGTCGCCGAAGGCGGCGCCGCGACGCAACCGGCCGTGCCGGCGATCGCGCTCGATCGCACGCCGCCGCGGATGCTGAGCGAGACAGCCGCCGAGCTCGTGGCCCATCTGACGAACCCGAACGGCTGGTGGCGCGATACGGCGCAGCGGCTGCTCGTGCTCAGACAGGATCGGTCGGTGGTGCCGGCGCTGCAGCAGATGGCGCGATCGTCGCAGAGCCTGGTTGGCCGGTTCCACGCGCTCTGGACGCTCGAGGGCCTGGGGACGCTCGACGCCGGGCTCGTGCGCGAGGCGATGAGCGACCAGAACCCGCGCATGCGGATCCAGGCGATCCGGGCGAGCGAGTCGCTCTACAAGGCCGGTGACCGATCGTTCGAGAACGACTACCGTACCGCGCTCAACGACGCCGACACCGACGTCGTCGTCCAGGCGATGCTGACGCTGAGCACGTTCAAGCCGGCGGACTTCGCCGATCTCGTCAAGGCGACGCAAGCGGCGAAGACGGCGCGCGGCGTCAAGGCGATCGGCGACTTCCTGCTGACGCCGGCGCCGGCCGTCGCGGGCGCGGGCACGCTCACGCCCGAAGAGGCGAAGTGGGTCGACGAGGGCAAGCAGATCTACGAGTCGCTGTGCTACAGCTGCCATGGCGGCGACGGCCGTGGCGCGCCGCTGGCTGGCGGGGCGGCCGGCGCGACGCTCGCGCCATCGCTGGCCGGCTCGCCGCGCATCAACGGCCATCGCGACTACATCGTCAAGGTGCTGCTCAAGGGCATCACGGGCCCGCTCGGTGAGGGCGCCGGGTCGGACATCATGCTGCCGATGGGGACGAACACGGATCAGTGGATCGCGTCGATCGCCTCCTACGTCCGCTCGGCGTTCGGCAATCCCGGCGGCATGGTGACGGCCGGCGACGTGGCGCGGCTGCGCGCGGCGACCGCGAGCCGCAAGCAGCCGTGGACGTACAAGGAGCTCGAGCCGACGCTGCCGCGACGGCTGGAGAACCACGCAGCCTGGAAGCTGTCGGCCAGCCATGGCGCCGAGAACGCGTCCGCTGCGCTGATGGCCGTCCGCCCATGGTCGACGAACGCGCCGCAAGCGGCGGGCATGTGGTTCCAGATCGAGCTGCCGCAGCCGGTGAACGTCGCCGAGATCGAGTTCGATTCGCCCGCGCCGGCTCCGGCGAGAGGCGGTGGGGCCGGGCGAGGCGGCGGAGCTGGCGCGCCGCAGCCGACGTTCCCGCGTGGCTATCAGGTCGAGCTCTCGCTCGACGGCGCGAAGTGGACGAAGCCGGTCGCGACCGGCAAGGGCACCGGCGCGCACACCGCGATCGGGTTCACGCCGCAGCGCGCGAAGTTCATCAAGGTCACGCAGACCGACACCGTCGCGGACGCGCCGGCCTGGGTCATCTCGAGCTTGAAGGTGTACGAGGCAGGGCCGGGCAAGTAA
- a CDS encoding c-type cytochrome: MRVDDTRAPRRSAGNPRRWLIAAALVLSVGAPASGQEGTDPGDPRLCIACHAVLGTPAVPGASILAAQRADYLYKQLKDYRSGRRPSAVMVPVLGVVGGSQLKEIAAFFAKQAPVPGIVEDPSLLPAGKQLYENGNAATGVPNCMGCHQADGGGSPNYPRIAGQMQSYVTVQMDEFRKGTRANDRAGVMRLVASRMTDSEIKAVAEYIASLSHTPE, translated from the coding sequence ATGCGTGTCGACGACACTCGAGCCCCACGACGATCTGCGGGGAACCCGCGACGCTGGCTGATCGCCGCGGCCCTCGTGCTCTCCGTCGGCGCCCCGGCCAGCGGGCAGGAAGGCACCGATCCCGGCGATCCGCGCCTCTGCATCGCCTGCCACGCCGTGCTCGGCACGCCCGCCGTGCCGGGAGCGTCGATTCTCGCCGCCCAGCGCGCGGACTATCTGTACAAACAGCTCAAGGACTACCGAAGCGGCCGGCGGCCGAGCGCCGTCATGGTGCCGGTCCTCGGGGTGGTCGGCGGCTCGCAACTCAAGGAGATCGCGGCGTTCTTCGCCAAGCAGGCGCCGGTGCCCGGAATCGTGGAGGACCCGTCGCTGCTTCCGGCCGGCAAACAGCTCTACGAGAACGGCAACGCGGCGACGGGCGTGCCGAACTGCATGGGATGCCACCAGGCGGACGGCGGCGGCAGCCCGAACTACCCGCGCATCGCCGGTCAGATGCAGTCGTACGTGACGGTGCAGATGGACGAGTTCAGGAAAGGCACACGCGCGAACGACCGCGCGGGCGTCATGCGGCTCGTCGCCTCACGCATGACCGACAGCGAGATCAAAGCCGTCGCGGAGTACATCGCGAGCCTGTCGCACACGCCCGAGTAG